A genomic window from Scomber scombrus chromosome 18, fScoSco1.1, whole genome shotgun sequence includes:
- the si:dkey-89b17.4 gene encoding zinc finger protein 646 (The sequence of the model RefSeq protein was modified relative to this genomic sequence to represent the inferred CDS: added 76 bases not found in genome assembly) gives MAMHDMSRAKGFPCKECDMVCPSTPSLLEHMKAHYQQEENGRFECEQCGRIYKHAASLANHKKSHEVGSFQCPVCTRTLPNAVALKNHLRIHTLSPSSAHTEEESEEVPEEEGVHDERDYGLAQDLSDGFGRSHLNNSGIGHSVLQSHVTDDHGKKGSPESDNAWDRPFKCDQCDRTYRHHGSLVNHKKCHQQGTFKCSVCFKQFSNLAALNSHERTHSKFKTPGASMVSSSSSSSSLHDSGRSSGTQSSQSDNTTACFCHLCQITLPSKADFQEHILLHNAATPSLGLPRSFPGIMPHNLSAVRSPAYTPALGDPLPLPPLPSDKRGPYDPIMGPPVNNPIYTCAYCGAGHPDLETLKVHYLTHDPHPAAHGQDNSILNSDTLSSGSQGSVSSPGGRVPQANSPDDGERRFKCGECGKSYRHAGSLVNHKRCHQTGHYQCTICCKQYPHLAALHSHLRSHKGRPSNQPIGNDSNDWLSPEPLTLDSLPGNLSDAAHFVPDGGHSSGLDSLEFHDRFDGSSLSQSNSAHRQADRHVCADCGEMYSDVSGIKSHLCPRRGQQQQQPQQQQGSMSNGFIGNMNYHSSSGTSLPAGSSSNLKEGSSQRQYSQSGGKRMGNNEKDDDDDGEVYQCSVCGNHYASLRALRSHLRSHANNPTGAGPSNLEADWRMICSTCGQSFSRKQDLLNHQLVHGPQRPDGQQAGIGGASANGNDKMDGRNHICVDCGMFFADRHHLITHLCPGKNRGSSLSKQGLNGAKGMSGGEGVAGGVAGGSRDVGGDGRRSMVDQSDKPHKCDQCGRGYRHPCSLLNHKKSHKTGVFRCLVCQKRYYNLLALKNHQRTHFDLKRHKCEECGKAFKIQKQLINHLRLHEEHRAKGLVRSGPNGSRYQQPGPSQMQTMRGESSKSQAMGAKYSNQGFKKPYSSAGTSRPQKFDPAETGRRPFACEECGKTYRHAGSLANHKNLHKIGEYHCNVCNSTYPNRLAMKNHLRLHFAQKKHNCQECGKGFRTQRQLATHTTAGLCKGPQGPGAQMDFECDGCCEGFATADELAAHDCPAQHLPSSSSANSSTNISMERSSVDLDSDERPYACDLCSCAYKHASSLLNHKHTHKTGNFRCNFCDKPYTNYMALRNHMRIHTQRKKHICHTCGKAFRLARFLRNHQKVHEEGATPFGCPTCGKSFQGRSGLARHRCGDNQVGMEVRRKAAAPTGEGDECRYTCDQCGRSYRHASSLLNHKNTHTVGIYHCAVCLKTYSNLLALKNHRRIHSETRRHRCHDCGKAFRVSSQLYNHRRVHQKQRELTCRSCQRAFPTQASFRLHMEITHGQTPQPRQPRPQQPRPGGSQDLGWGSGLDHTLMQEQGLNPSSMARGRSRGGHSEVHKPHVCDQCGRSYRHASSLLNHKNSHKTGTYFCNSCQKEFPNLMSLKNHRRIHTEPKRYQCPDCGKSFRVSTQLICHRRIHTKEKPFSCQQCDKRFSSKSNLRHHMKVHWSGSTAPPPMAMGAPNFLDLSPVGSTSSSKSYACNQCGRSYRHASSLLNHKNSHKTGTYFCNSCQKEFPNLMSLKNHRRIHTEPKRYQCPDCGKSFRVSTALICHRRIHTKEKPFSCQQCDKLFSSRSNLRHHMKVHWSGSTAPPPMAMGAPNFLGMPGGPFI, from the exons ATGGCAATGCATGATATGAGCCGCGCCAAGGGTTTCCCCTGTAAAGAGTGTGATATGGTTTGCCCGAGTACTCCAAGTCTACTAGAACATATGAAAGCACATTATCAGCAAGAAGAGAACGGACGTTTTGAGTGTGAACAGTGTGGCCGAATTTACAAGCACGCAGCCAGTCTAGCTAATCATAAAAAGTCTCACGAAGTCGGTTCATTCCAGTGTCCTGTTTGTACCCGAACCCTTCCCAACGCAGTAGCTTTGAAGAACCACCTTCGTATCCATACATTGTCCCCTAGTagtgcacacacagaagaagagagtGAAGAAGtaccagaagaagaaggagtccACGACGAGAGGGACTACGGTCTCGCCCAGGACCTCTCGGACGGGTTTGGCCGCTCTCATTTGAACAATAGTGGTATAGGACATAGTGTCCTACAAAGCCACGTGACAGACGACCACGGAAAGAAAGGTTCCCCTGAGTCTGACAACGCTTGGGATAGACCATTCAAGTGTGACCAGTGTGACAGAACTTACCGACACCACGGTAGCCTTGTGAACCACAAGAAGTGTCACCAACAAGGAACTTTTAagtgctctgtgtgttttaaacaaTTCAGCAACCTGGCTGCCTTAAACAGCCACGAGCGAACTCACTCGAAGTTCAAGACTCCCGGGGCATCcatggtgagcagcagcagtagcagcagcagtctcCATGACTCGGGGCGCAGCAGTGGCACCCAGTCATCCCAGAGCGACAACACCACCGCCTGCTTCTGCCACCTGTGTCAGATAACGCTGCCGAGTAAGGCTGACTTCCAGGAGCATATTCTGCTGCACAACGCTGCCACGCCCTCCCTTGGCCTGCCGAGAAGCTTCCCCGGCATCATGCCTCATAATCTGAGTGCGGTTCGGTCCCCGGCTTACACCCCGGCTCTGGGTGACCCTCTTCCACTGCCACCTTTGCCCAGTGACAAAAGAGGTCCGTATGACCCCATAATGGGGCCTCCGGTCAACAATCCCATCTATACTTGTGCATACTGTGGGGCAGGACACCCAGACTTGGAGACCCTGAAAGTCCACTATCTGACCCACGATCCCCACCCTGCCGCTCATGGCCAGGACAACTCTATCCTCAACTCAGACACACTAAGTTCTGGATCTCAGGGCTCTGTGTCTTCTCCTGGAGGCCGTGTACCACAGGCCAATTCTCCAGATGATGGAGAGCGTCGCTTTAAGTGTGGGGAGTGTGGCAAAAGTTACCGACATGCAGGTAGCCTGGTCAACCACAAACGCTGCCATCAGACAGGCCACTACCAGTGTACAATCTGCTGTAAGCAGTACCCTCACTTGGCAGCGCTACACAGCCACCTACGAAGCCACAAGGGGCGTCCCTCCAACCAGCCTATTGGTAATGACAGCAACGACTGGCTATCTCCAGAGCCTCTAACTCTGGACTCACTGCCAGGAAACCTCAGTGATGCTGCCCATTTTGTCCCAGATGGCGGCCACAGCAGTGGGTTGGATTCCCTTGAATTCCACGACCGATTTGACGGCAGCTCACTTTCCCAGAGCAACTCTGCTCACCGCCAGGCTGACAGACATGTGTGTGCTGACTGCGGTGAGATGTACAGCGATGTATCTGGGATCAAGTCGCACCTGTGTCCCCGCCgtggccagcagcagcagcagccacaacagcagcagggcAGCATGTCCAATGGTTTTATAGGGAACATGAACTACCACAGCTCCAGTGGAACCTCACTGCCTGCTGGAAGCTCCAGCAACCTAAAAGAAGGCAGCAGCCAACGACAGTACTCCCAGAGTGGAGGCAAGAGAATGGGGAACAATGAGAAGGACGATGACGATGATGGAGAAGTATATCAGTGCTCGGTGTGCGGCAACCACTACGCCAGCCTCAGAGCTCTCAGGAGCCACCTGCGTAGCCATGCCAATAACCCAACAGGGGCAGGACCCTCCAACCTGGAGGCAGATTGGAGGATGATTTGCTCCACATGTGGGCAGAGCTTCTCCAGGAAGCAGGACCTCCTGAATCACCAGCTAGTCCATGGCCCCCAAAGGCCAGATGGCCAGCAAGCGGGAATTGGAGGCGCTTCAGCAAATGGCAATGACAAGATGGACGGGCGCAACCACATTTGTGTTGACTGTGGCATGTTTTTTGCTGATCGTCACCATCTGATCACACACTTGTGTCCTGGAAAAAATCGGGGAAGCTCACTGAGCAAGCAGGGACTGAATGGAGCCAAAGGGATGTCTGGAGGAGAGGGCGTTGCTGGTGGAGTCGCAGGAGGAAGCCGTGATGTTGGTGGTGATGGACGGAGGTCGATGGTTGACCAAAGTGACAAACCCCACAAGTGTGACCAATGCGGACGAGGATACAGACACCCCTGCTCCCTCCTTAACCACAAAAAGTCCCATAAGACTGGTGTTTTCCGCTGCTTGGTGTGCCAGAAACGCTACTACAATCTACTAGCTCTCAAGAATCACCAAAGGACCCACTTTGACCTGAAGAG GCACAAGTGTGAAGAATGCGGCAAGGCCTTCAAGATccaaaaacagctgattaacCACCTCCGTCTCCATGAAGAGCACCGGGCCAAAGGCCTTGTCCGGTCTGGTCCCAATGGTTCCCGCTACCAGCAGCCTGGCCCGTCTCAAATGCAGACAATGAGAGGAGAGTCGTCGAAAAGCCAAGCAATGGGTGCTAAATACAGCAATCAGGGTTTCAAAAAGCCCTACTCTTCAGCTGGAACGTCCAGGCCCCAGAAATTTGACCCAGCTGAAACTGGGCGGCGTCCGTTTGCCTGTGAAGAATGTGGAAAGACATATCGTCATGCGGGCAGTCTGGCCAATCACAAGAACCTCCACAAAATTGGGGAGTACCACTGCAATGTTTGCAATTCTACATACCCCAACAGACTGGCTATGAAAAACCATCTACGCCTCCACTTTGCTCAGAAGAAGCACAACTGCCAAGAGTGTGGCAAAGGCTTCCGCACTCAGAGGCAGCTAGCTACACACACTACAGCGGGGCTGTGCAAAGGCCCCCAGGGCCCCGGGGCCCAGATGGATTTTGAGTGTGATGGCTGCTGTGAAGGCTTTGCCACGGCTGATGAACTTGCTGCTCATGACTGCCCAGCCCAGCACCTGCCTTCTTCCTCGTCCGCCAACAGCTCCACTAACATCAGCATGGAGAGAAGCTCCGTGGACCTCGACTCTGACGAGAGACCGTACGCCTGTGACTTGTGCAGCTGCGCCTACAAGCATGCAAGCTCCTTACTGAACCACAAGCACACCCACAAGACGGGCAACTTCCGATGCAACTTCTGCGACAAACCCTACACCAACTACATGGCGCTGCGTAACCACATGCGCATCCACACACAGCGGAAGAAGCACATCTGCCACACGTGCGGGAAAGCCTTCCGGCTGGCCAGGTTCCTCCGCAACCACCAGAAGGTCCACGAGGAGGGTGCCACCCCTTTCGGCTGTCCCACCTGCGGGAAGAGTTTCCAGGGGAGGTCCGGTCTGGCCAGGCATCGCTGCGGGGACAACCAGGTAGGCATGGAAGTCAGGAGGAAGGCCGCCGCACCCACGGGAGAGGGCGACGAGTGTCGGTACAC ATGTGATCAATGCGGCCGCTCCTACCGCCATGCCAGCTCCCTCCTCAACCACAAAAACACCCACACTGTCGGCATCTACCACTGCGCTGTGTGCCTCAAAACCTACTCCAACCTGCTTGCCCTGAAGAACCACCGCCGTATCCACTCTGAGACGCGGCGCCACCGTTGCCACGACTGCGGTAAAGCCTTCCGtgtttcctctcagctctaCAACCACAGACGCGTCCACCAAAAACAGCGGGAGCTGACCTGCCGGTCCTGCCAGCGCGCCTTCCCCACACAGGCCAGCTTCAGGCTCCACATGGAGATCACCCACGGCCAGACGCCACAGCCTCGCCAGCCCAGACCCCAGCAGCCCCGACCGGGGGGCTCCCAGGACCTGGGCTGGGGATCGGGCCTGGACCACACATTAATGCAAGAGCAAGGACTCAATCCCAGCAGCATGGCCAGAGGCCGCAGCCGTGGGGGCCACAGCGAGGTCCACAAGCCCCACGTCTGTGACCAGTGTGGACGGTCTTACCGCCACGCCAGCTCCCTGCTCAACCACAAGAACAGCCACAAGACCGGGACCTACTTCTGCAACTCCTGCCAGAAGGAGTTCCCCAACCTGATGTCTCTAAAGAACCACCGGCGGATCCACACCGAGCCCAAACGCTACCAGTGCCCCGACTGCGGCAAGTCCTTCCGCGTCTCCACCCAACTCATCTGCCACCGCCGCATCCACACCAAGGAGAAGCCGTTCTCCTGCCAGCAGTGTGACAAGCGCTTCTCGTCCAAGTCCAACCTGAGGCACCACATGAAGGTGCACTGGAGCGGCTCGACGGCGCCCCCTCCCATGGCCATGGGTGCGCCCAACTTCCTGG
- the thoc6 gene encoding THO complex subunit 6 homolog, whose translation MGPVELLHMSVFSQSFSPCGRFLAAGNNYGEIGLFSLSAALSPEATAANQKPVLTFTAHEGPVFSLLSTDCHLMSAGNGEVSAWSWAELIKKNVKPLWTKRPNYKSSLEIPEINSMAVSLRDNSLIVGGGDNNVHVMDLEHGVFKSVLQGHSDYIHCVSVREREGEILSGGEDGAVRVWDSRTGQSVHCIEVYKYQSCARPQFGKWISCLTTDSDWMLCGGGPSMSLWHLRSLSPTSVFPLSGCQRNASFHQDMILAVGEGAFVSHCLLGGDIKAQIPCTPQSLNTLQLNTNSSEHRVLTVGGSSNHIDVFTNLSYRAFSLSF comes from the exons ATGGGTCCAGTCGAG CTGCTCCACATGTCCGTCTTCTCTCAGAGTTTCTCTCCCTGCGGTCGATTCCTGGCGGCCGGAAACAACTACGGAGAGATCGGCCTCTTCAG CCTGTCCGCAGCTCTGAGTCCAGAAGCGAccgcagccaatcagaaaccTGTTCTCACGTTCACAG CTCATGAAGGACCCGTCTTCTCTCTTCTGTCCACCGACTGTCACCTGATGAGCGCCGGAAACGGAGAGGTCAGCGCCTGGAGCTGGGCCGAGCTCATCAAGAAG AATGTGAAACCTCTTTGGACCAAAAGACCAAACTACAA atccaGTCTGGAGATCCCAGAGATCAACTCGATGGCCGTCAGTCTCAGA gacaACAGTCTGATAGTCGGAGGAGGCGACAACAACGTCCACGTCATGGATCTGGAACACGGAGTCTTTAAG tcGGTCTTGCAGGGACACTCGGACTACATccactgtgtgagtgtgagagagcgGGAGGGGGAGATCCTGTCGGGGGGGGAGGACGGAGCCGTGAGGGTCTGGG acagCAGGACGGGTCAGTCGGTCCACTGCATCGAAGTCTACAAGTACCAG AGTTGTGCTCGGCCTCAGTTCGGGAAGTGGATCAGCTGTTTGACCACCGACTCTGATTGGATG ctgtgtggtGGAGGTCCGTCTATGTCTCTGTGGCATCTCCGCTCTCTGTCTCCTACCTCCGTCTTCCCTCTGAGCGGCTGCCAGAGAAACGCCAGCTTCCACCAGGACATG aTCCTGGCTGTAGGTGAAGGTGCGTTCGTGTCCCACTGCCTGCTGGGTGGAGACATAAAGGCTCAGATTCCCTGCACGCCTCAGAGCCTGaacacactgcagctcaacacCAACAGCTCCGAGCACAGA gttctGACGGTCGGCGGCAGCAGCAACCACATCGATGTTTTCACCAACCTGTCCTACCGAGCCTTCTCCCTCAgcttctga